DNA from Malus sylvestris chromosome 11, drMalSylv7.2, whole genome shotgun sequence:
ACAGATACTTTATCCACAGGTCGCTTGGAAGAGAGTAAGGTAAACAAAGGCTGGCATGCATATTTTTTAGCTTGTAAACTGCTTTAACAACTGCTACCATTGCTGCTGCCGTTTATACTATTCGTATTCATGATTAATTTTTGGTTGTGTAGCATTCCGCGTTGAATCAGTTAAGGAATATATTTGGTTTAGGCAAACGAGAGGCAGAATCCATTGTGCTTGATGTTACTTCGAAGGTTTACCGTAAACGTCTTTCACAGTCTGTTACATCGGGTGATTTAGAAGCAGCGGACAGCAAAGCAGCCTTCCTTCAAAATATCTGTGAGGAGTTGCATTTTGATCCACAAAGAGCCAGCCAGATTCATGAAGGTAATGGAAGTTGTAATGCTCGTCATTTGTACAAATTATTCTAAAACACTCACCAAGTCATTccatttttattttgtcaatcaaacagttaatgTGCATTTAAGAATATCTGTTCCCTTGGTTCATAATCAAACACTATTCATAATCAAACACTACCTTGGTGTTATAATGAATAGTCTATTTTGCCCCTCTCAGAATCTGACTTGTGTTTCTTGTTCTAGAAATATACCGACAAAAGCTTCAGCAGTGTGTTGCTGATGGAGAGCTGAATGATGATGATGTTGCTGCATTGTTAAGGCTACGGGTCATGCTTTGTATTCCTCAGCAGACTATTGAGGCTGCCCATTCAGATATCTGTGGCAGTTTGTTTGAAAAGGTAActacaaattttcttttaaggttctttgtttggTATCTGCGATATTTGGTTAGCATGGACCAGTATGGTGGTTTTCCTCATGACCCATCATCTGCATGTGTACATGtaccataaattttttttttcttagtttgAGTTGCTCCTTAATGTAGTTTCCTATTAGAGGCTCCGCTATTTGTTATGTTTTGAGATGCTTTAATATGTTTAAAAATCTACTATTTTGGAATAAGCTTTATACTGATTCTTGTGGTGGTTTCTGTCCAGGTTGTGAAGGATGCAATTGCATCTGGTGTTGATGGTTACGACGCTGATGTAAAACAAGCTGTGAGAAAGGCAGCTCACGGTCTGCGATTGTCTAGAGAGGCTGCCATGTCTATTGCTGGCAAGGCAGTGAGTATCCATTTGATCGCtttatttatttacatttttatgTAAAAAGTTTGTGAATTCAAATTTAACATGCTCTCTTCTTTGTTTACTTCAATCTATGCAGGTAAGAAAGATTTTTATTAACTATGTAAAACGAGCGCGGTCAGTTGGTAGCCGTACTGAGTCTGCAAAAGAACTTAAAAAGATGATAGCCTTCAACACATTGGTTGTGACTGAATTGGTGGCAGACATAAAAGGGGAATCATCTGATTCCGCCACAGAAGAGCCAATAAAGGAGCCAGAGCCAGAGGTCCTGGAGGATGAGGAATGGGAATCTATTCAGACACTTAGAAAGATTAGACCTGACAAGGAGCTTGCTGCAAAGTTGGGGAAGCCCGGCCAGACTGAGATTACTCTTAAAGATGACctggaagaaagagagaggactGACCTATACAAAACATACTTATTGTTTTGTATAACTGGGGAAGTGAAGAGGATTCCGTTTGGTGCTCAGATCACTACAAAGAAGGATGATTCAGAATATGTGCTACTAAATCAGCTTGGGGCGATATTGGGCTTAAGCACTACGGAGATAGTGGAAGTACACAGGAGCCTGGCCGAGCAAGCTTTCAGGCAACAGGCAGAGGTAATTTTAGCCGATGGACAATTGACAAAAGCAAGGGTAGAGCAACTTAATGAATTGCAGAAGCAAGTTGGCTTGCCTCCTCAGTATGTGGAAAAGATAATAAAGAATATAACTACTACAAAAATGGCAGCTGCGATTGAAACGGCTATTGGTCAGGGGAGGCTTAATATTAAGCAGATAAGAGAACTTAAAGAATCAAGTGTTAATTTAGACAGCATGATATCTGAGAGCTTGCGAGAAAGTCTGTTTAAAAAGACCGTGGATGAGATATTCTCATCGGGCACCGGAGAGTTTGATGAGGAAGAAGTCTATGAGAAAATCCCAGCAGATCTCAATATTAATGCTGAGAAGGCCAAGAATGTTGTTCGAGAGCTTGCACAGACCAGATTATCAAACTCATTGATTCAAGCTGTGTCACTTCTGAGGCAGAGAAATCGTCAAGGAGTGGTATGGATTAGTtttatctttattattttagtccTGTAACTCCAACATGCTAATTTTGCTTAGTTAATTGATGGAGATAGGCCGGTAAATTTGATGGAATGGCAGAGTTTGATGATTTGTTGTGCTTTGCAGGTATCCTCTCTTAATGACTTGCTGGCTTGTGACAAAGCTGTGCCTGCCAAGCCACTTTCATGGGATGTTCCAGAGGAGCTGGCCGATCTCTTCGCTATATACATGAAAAGTGGCGCGGCACCTGAGAAATTATCGCGCCTGCAGTATCTCCTGGGCATTAGTGATAGCATGGCAGCTACTCTCCAGGAGATGGGAGATAGATTACAAACCATCGGTGCGGAGGAGGAAAAGTTTGTATTCTGATCGTCTCTGAGTCGTAGTAGAAGGCACAACAAAGAATATGTGATTAGGGATTGTGAAAATTCTGGATAGCCGGAAAATAAGATTTGATTGTATCGTTTAATTTTGTTATACAACAAAATTTTCGACTGAATAGAATGTTTTGAATAAAATACATTAGGGAAGATCACTCTTGGTTTAGAATTTTATAGTTGCTTTACATTGCATTGGCTTGTTTGTGTCATTAAGATGCACAAGTGTTGGATTGACAGAATTTTCGGTTTAATTTATGGTTTAGCTCTTCTATGCAGCGAGGTCAAATTTTGGAGAAATGTTTCggtttggagaaattttttggtGTGACCGTATCATACGACATGGTGTTGCAAACttttatatattaatattattgcTGTTATGTTATTTCAGTGTTCACTTGTTATAATACGTAAAGTGATGGTAGTTTGGTTTGATGTTTGCACCCAAGAAATTTTGACCTTCGTACTTGTTTATGTTTGGAATTCTATTCACTATGTAAATACCTATTTAGTTTAGATCATTTGATTAGAGCAGTGTACACGTTCTTTTGCCCTTGAGTTAGAATCACCCTCTATGAATATTGTGTTAGCTAAGAATATCtcagttttgtcaaaaaaaaaaagaaaaactatgtTAATTAGCGTCTTCAATGCTTTCAAGACTCTAATTGGCAAGACGAATACTGACCAACCAGACATGAACATCGTGTGACTAGAAGATGacaattatattaaatttatcttAGGTCCACTAAGTCCATATTATCTCTTTCGTAATCTTTCCTGTCATGATTTTACTTTAGCTGATCTTATGGTTTTGTCAAATATAAACCAGccatattcaaaggaaaaccGAAAACGTTGAATAAAATCCTTCAGATGCCACTAAATTCGTGTAAAAAAGTCTTCTATGAAGCGTACTTTGCAACCATCGAAGAAGAACAACTTGAGTGTAATCGGAGATATCTTATGTGATAAAATAATCCGGCATATCCGTGTTGAATGTAAGAATTTGTGCCTATACTACAAGGTGTTGGAAGATTCTAAAGTTTGGGGACATTGCACAAACATTTATTCAACCATGGTCACGCAAAGGTGGTAGAAAATATGGAAGTGGCATCAGCCTTTTTGTTCGATTGACTGATTAGATACCTCCATGAAAAAACACGTTCACACACTAACATATAACAGTCATGGTCAAATTAACCACTATTGTGTTTGGTTTCTCCCACTTCGATAACTTGAAAATTATCTAGAAAAAGTAACAAAGTAAAATTCAGAGGAACATCTTCTGCATTGAAGAAAGTATCTCAATTTACTTATAAGTTCATGTAAAGTTTCATCTCTCATAAATGTagaattcattctcaacacgtcCCATATGTGTGACATATTTTTAAGCTtaacacatggacaacacaaatcGGATGACGTGGAGCACGTATAGTTGTTAACCTTCACACGTGGGACAAACCTGGTTTTTATACtatgaagaaagttggggttCCACCTTAAatccaattggcaatatagagTAGCATAACATatttataagcccatgcaagatTTCTCTTCTCATCAATAtatgattcattctcaacatgcaTTACAATGATTTGTAGGCCACCAGACACTTTTCCTATGAAGTGGAATTTGGGTTGAAGGGTTAAATACTaattaaacaataattaaattgataaaaaatttgtatttgatgTTTGCTTAATGATTTTCGaactctcattttcttcttctaaacTTGTCTCATTTTATTGTTCTCTTATTTTCtcttaatttattcaattctaAGACAATAAAAAGATAAAGTAATACATTTGTAATATAACGATGTGCCAAAATCATTTCCCTTCATATTTGATTTTTATCATGTTTTGCTGGTTCAGATAACAATTAAAATCTGACGACTTTGGTTGGTTTGGCTAAACCTTTAGGACCTTTGACTTGGAACAAATAATAGTAAATCGGCAAACAGTTAATAGTCCACTAACGTAATCCTCTATTTATGCAACCTTAAGGTCCATTCTActggagaaagaaaaaaggaaaagaagtacaTTGTACCCTCTATCTTTTTGGCTATGGCTTTTATCTCACGCTATATCAGATTCTGCTTCTTTGTGCTTTTATTCCTGTTTAGGATATCGTCTGCCCAATTGTCCTCCAATTACTACTCGACAACGTGCCCTCGAACCCTTTCCATTGTTCGGAATGCAGTTGTTAATGCAGTGGTGAAGGAGCATCGCATGGGGGCATCCTTACTCCGTCTCCATTTCCACGATTGCTTTGTCAATGTATGTCCCTTCCTACCCTCCGTCCACTCTCAGATTTTGCGAGCGCATTTATGAAATAGTTCTTGCTGTAGAAAGAAAATAGTAACTTTGCATGCACGCATGTATTTCACAAGATTAACTTTCTTTTGTACTAATTCAGTTCAAATCTTATGTCACAAATAAAATCCTTCTCCTTGGTCATTATTAGTATTGACGATTTTTTCGTGTTATTTCAAAATAGGGATGTGATGCGTCTGTTCTATTAGATGACACTGCAAATTTTACTGGGGAAAAGACGGCGCCACCAAATACAAACTCATTGAGGGGATTTGAATTGATCGATACCATAAAATCTCAGCTAGAAGGTGCCTGCCCCGGGGTTGTTTCCTGCGCAGATATACTTGCCATTGCAGCTCGCGATTCAGTTGTTTCAGTAAGTAACATAAAATGTATAAGTTAGAATAAAATTTACGgaaattgatttaaatgtaTATATGGTCATGCAGTTGGGAGGGCCTTCATGGACGGTTCAGTTGGGCAGAAGGGACTCCACCACAGCAAGTTTAAGTGCTGCAACTAGTGAGCTCCCATCTCCAAGTCTAAATCTTAATGACCTCATCACTTCTTTCTCAACTAAAGGATTTACTACCAAAGAATTGGTAGCTCTCTCGGGTAAGTACATATGTAACGAAAAAAAAGCAACAACATATTTGGGAAATTCTCGAATTTCAATTACTTGACTTTCCAAGGAATTATATTAATCACCATTGAAAATCATCAAAAATTTGTGACTAGGATCTCACACAACGGGCCAAGCAAGGTGTCTAGTGTTTCGAGAACGGATACATAATGAGACTAACATCGATTCATCATTTGCTACATCTTTGAAATCAAACTGTACTGCGAGCTCCGGGACTGATGACAACCTTTCTTCACTAGACGTCACAAGCCCTTTCATCTTCGATAATGCTTATTTTAAGAACCTGGTGAATAGCAAGGGTCTAATGCATTCTGATCAGCAGCTTTTCAGTGGTGGCTCAACAGATTCTCTGGTTAAAACTTATAGCACCACTGCCGAAACTTTTTATACAGATTTTGCAAATGCCATGCTGAAAATGGGGAGCCTTAGCCCGCTTACGGGAAAGAGTGGTCAAGTTCGTACCAACTGTCGCAAAATAAACTGATCCGGGCCAT
Protein-coding regions in this window:
- the LOC126589503 gene encoding protein TIC110, chloroplastic-like produces the protein MNPSTLTSQRSSLRSPFLNPISLPAATSVQSRRRPFRVSFSRNSAAPSEQSTDAASSPPADVFGGKRELTGVQPVVEKLTPPLRIVTSAIVFAGAVAAGYGLGLRLGKSQNAAYGGAAVLGAAGGAAVYALNSCAPEVAAVNLHNYVAGLDDPKAVKKEDIEGIARKYGVSKQDEAFNAELCGLYCRFVTSVLPPGAQELKGDEVDTIVSFKNSLGIDDPEAASMHMEIGRRIFRQRLETDREGDLEQRRAFQKLIYVSTLVFGDASSFLLPWKRVFKVTDSQVELAIRDNAQRLYASKLKSVGRDIGAEQLVKLKEAQRIYRLSDEHAEDLFKEHARKLVEANISAALRILKSRTRSATGITEVVEELDKMLELNNLLISLKNHPDAARFAPGLGAVSLHGGDYDADRKMDDLKLLFRAYVTDTLSTGRLEESKHSALNQLRNIFGLGKREAESIVLDVTSKVYRKRLSQSVTSGDLEAADSKAAFLQNICEELHFDPQRASQIHEEIYRQKLQQCVADGELNDDDVAALLRLRVMLCIPQQTIEAAHSDICGSLFEKVVKDAIASGVDGYDADVKQAVRKAAHGLRLSREAAMSIAGKAVRKIFINYVKRARSVGSRTESAKELKKMIAFNTLVVTELVADIKGESSDSATEEPIKEPEPEVLEDEEWESIQTLRKIRPDKELAAKLGKPGQTEITLKDDLEERERTDLYKTYLLFCITGEVKRIPFGAQITTKKDDSEYVLLNQLGAILGLSTTEIVEVHRSLAEQAFRQQAEVILADGQLTKARVEQLNELQKQVGLPPQYVEKIIKNITTTKMAAAIETAIGQGRLNIKQIRELKESSVNLDSMISESLRESLFKKTVDEIFSSGTGEFDEEEVYEKIPADLNINAEKAKNVVRELAQTRLSNSLIQAVSLLRQRNRQGVVSSLNDLLACDKAVPAKPLSWDVPEELADLFAIYMKSGAAPEKLSRLQYLLGISDSMAATLQEMGDRLQTIGAEEEKFVF
- the LOC126589505 gene encoding cationic peroxidase 1-like, producing MAFISRYIRFCFFVLLFLFRISSAQLSSNYYSTTCPRTLSIVRNAVVNAVVKEHRMGASLLRLHFHDCFVNGCDASVLLDDTANFTGEKTAPPNTNSLRGFELIDTIKSQLEGACPGVVSCADILAIAARDSVVSLGGPSWTVQLGRRDSTTASLSAATSELPSPSLNLNDLITSFSTKGFTTKELVALSGSHTTGQARCLVFRERIHNETNIDSSFATSLKSNCTASSGTDDNLSSLDVTSPFIFDNAYFKNLVNSKGLMHSDQQLFSGGSTDSLVKTYSTTAETFYTDFANAMLKMGSLSPLTGKSGQVRTNCRKIN